A window from Pseudomonas sp. MRSN 12121 encodes these proteins:
- a CDS encoding peptide chain release factor 3 translates to MSDSQIVNEVNARRTFAIISHPDAGKTTITEKLLLMGKAIAVAGTVKSRKSDRHATSDWMEMEKQRGISITTSVMQFPYREHMINLLDTPGHEDFSEDTYRTLTAVDSALMVLDGGKGVEPRTIALMDVCRLRDTPIVSFINKLDRDIRDPIELLDEIEAVLKIKAAPITWPIGCYRDFKGVYHLAGDYIIVYTPGHGHERIETKIIQKLDSPEARAHLGDEYERFLEQLELVQGACHEFDRQQFLDGQLTPVFFGTALGNFGVDHVLDAVVDWAPLPLARVANERTVQPQEEKFSGFVFKIQANMDPKHRDRIAFMRICSGKYEKGMKMRHVRTGKDVRIGDALTFFSSEREQLEEAYAGDIIGLHNHGTIQIGDTFTEGEALGFTGIPHFAPELFRRVRLRDPLKSKQLRQGLQQLAEEGATQVFFPERSNDIILGAVGVLQFDVVASRLKEEYKVECSYEPITVWSARWIECSDKKKLEEFSNKAVENLALDGGGHLTYLAPTRVNLALMEERWPDVKFRATREHH, encoded by the coding sequence ATGTCCGATAGTCAAATCGTCAACGAAGTCAACGCCAGGCGCACCTTCGCCATTATTTCCCACCCGGATGCGGGTAAGACCACCATCACCGAGAAGCTCCTGCTGATGGGCAAGGCGATTGCCGTTGCCGGTACGGTGAAGTCCCGCAAGTCCGACCGCCATGCCACCTCCGACTGGATGGAGATGGAGAAGCAGCGGGGTATTTCCATTACCACGTCGGTCATGCAGTTCCCTTATCGCGAACACATGATCAACCTGCTCGACACCCCGGGCCACGAAGACTTCTCGGAAGACACCTACCGCACCCTGACAGCGGTGGACTCGGCGTTGATGGTGCTCGACGGCGGTAAGGGCGTAGAGCCGCGGACCATCGCCCTGATGGACGTCTGCCGCCTGCGCGACACGCCGATCGTCAGCTTCATCAACAAACTCGACCGCGACATCCGCGACCCTATCGAACTGCTCGACGAAATCGAGGCGGTGCTGAAGATCAAGGCCGCACCCATCACCTGGCCGATCGGTTGCTACCGCGACTTCAAGGGCGTGTACCACCTCGCGGGCGACTACATCATTGTCTACACCCCGGGCCACGGCCACGAGCGCATCGAAACCAAGATCATCCAGAAGCTCGACTCCCCTGAGGCCCGCGCTCACCTAGGCGACGAGTACGAGCGTTTCCTCGAACAGCTGGAGCTGGTGCAGGGCGCCTGCCACGAGTTCGACCGGCAGCAGTTCCTGGACGGTCAACTGACCCCGGTGTTCTTCGGCACCGCCCTGGGCAACTTCGGGGTCGACCATGTGCTCGACGCCGTGGTCGACTGGGCTCCGCTGCCGCTGGCGCGGGTCGCCAACGAGCGTACCGTGCAGCCGCAGGAAGAGAAATTCAGCGGTTTCGTGTTCAAGATCCAGGCGAACATGGACCCCAAGCACCGCGACCGTATCGCCTTCATGCGCATCTGCTCGGGCAAGTACGAGAAAGGCATGAAGATGCGCCATGTGCGCACCGGCAAGGACGTACGGATCGGCGATGCGCTGACCTTCTTCTCCTCGGAGCGTGAACAGCTCGAAGAGGCCTACGCCGGCGACATCATCGGCCTGCACAACCACGGCACCATCCAGATCGGCGACACCTTCACCGAAGGCGAGGCGCTGGGCTTCACGGGCATCCCGCACTTCGCCCCGGAACTGTTCCGCCGCGTGCGCCTGAGGGACCCGCTGAAATCCAAGCAACTGCGCCAGGGCCTGCAGCAGTTGGCCGAAGAGGGCGCGACCCAGGTGTTCTTCCCCGAGCGCAGCAACGACATCATCCTCGGTGCCGTCGGTGTGCTGCAGTTCGATGTGGTCGCCAGCCGCCTGAAAGAGGAATACAAGGTCGAGTGCTCCTACGAGCCGATTACCGTGTGGTCCGCGCGCTGGATCGAGTGCAGCGACAAGAAGAAGCTCGAGGAATTCTCCAACAAGGCCGTGGAAAACCTGGCGCTGGACGGCGGCGGTCACCTGACCTACCTGGCCCCGACCCGGGTCAACCTGGCGCTGATGGAAGAGCGCTGGCCCGACGTGAAATTCCGCGCGACCCGCGAGCATCACTAA
- a CDS encoding peptide ABC transporter ATP-binding protein, whose amino-acid sequence MAVVLTARNLTRHYEVSRGLFKGHATVRALNGVSFELEAGKTLAVVGESGCGKSTLARALTLIEEPSSGSLKIAGQEVAGADKAQRKQLRKDVQMVFQSPYASLNPRQKIGDQLAEPLLINTRLSASERREKVQAMMKQVGLRPEHYQRYPHMFSGGQRQRIALARAMMLQPKVLVADEPTSALDVSIQAQVLNLFMDLQQEFNTAYVFISHNLAVVRHVADHVMVMYLGRPVEMGPKEDIYTRPLHPYTQALLSATPTIHPDPDKPKIKIVGELPNPLNPPPGCAFHKRCPYATERCSSEEPALRQLDSRQVACHYAEQFLG is encoded by the coding sequence ATGGCCGTCGTTCTTACCGCCCGCAACCTGACCCGCCACTACGAAGTGTCCCGCGGCCTGTTCAAGGGCCATGCGACCGTGCGCGCGCTCAACGGCGTGTCGTTCGAGCTCGAAGCCGGCAAGACCCTCGCGGTGGTCGGCGAATCCGGCTGTGGCAAGTCCACCCTGGCCCGGGCCCTGACCCTGATCGAGGAACCGTCCTCCGGCTCGCTGAAAATCGCCGGCCAGGAAGTCGCCGGCGCCGACAAGGCACAGCGCAAGCAACTGCGCAAAGACGTGCAGATGGTGTTCCAGAGCCCTTACGCCTCGCTCAACCCGCGGCAGAAGATCGGCGACCAGTTGGCCGAGCCGCTGCTGATCAACACCAGGCTGTCGGCCAGCGAACGCCGGGAAAAGGTCCAGGCGATGATGAAGCAGGTGGGCCTGCGCCCCGAGCATTATCAGCGCTACCCGCACATGTTCTCCGGCGGCCAGCGCCAGCGCATCGCCCTGGCCCGCGCCATGATGCTGCAACCGAAAGTGCTGGTGGCGGACGAACCGACCTCGGCGCTGGACGTGTCGATCCAGGCCCAGGTGCTGAACCTGTTCATGGACCTGCAGCAGGAGTTCAACACCGCCTACGTGTTCATCTCCCACAACCTGGCGGTGGTGCGTCACGTCGCCGACCACGTGATGGTGATGTACCTCGGCCGGCCGGTGGAAATGGGCCCGAAGGAGGACATCTACACCCGACCCCTGCACCCCTACACCCAGGCGCTGCTGTCGGCCACGCCGACCATTCACCCGGACCCGGACAAGCCGAAGATCAAGATCGTCGGCGAGCTGCCCAACCCGCTGAACCCGCCGCCCGGCTGCGCCTTCCACAAGCGCTGCCCCTACGCCACCGAGCGCTGCAGCAGCGAAGAGCCGGCCCTGCGCCAGCTCGACAGCCGCCAGGTAGCCTGCCACTACGCCGAGCAGTTCCTCGGCTGA
- a CDS encoding ABC transporter ATP-binding protein — MSLLEIKNLNVRFGDAKAVPVVDGLDLKVDKGEVLAIVGESGSGKSVTMMALMGLIEHPGIVTADALSFDGKDMLKLSARQRRQIVGKDLAMVFQDPMTALNPSYTVGYQIEEVLRLHLKLSGKAARKRAIELLEKVEIPGAASRMDAYPHQLSGGMSQRVAIAMAIAGEPKLLIADEPTTALDVTIQAQIMELLLNLQREQNMGLVLITHDLAVVAETAQRVCVMYAGQAVEVGKVPELFDIPAHPYSEALLAAIPEHSMGAERLSTLPGIVPGRYDRPQGCLLSPRCPYVQENCRQQRPSLDPKAASLARCFYPLNQEVA, encoded by the coding sequence ATGTCACTGCTAGAAATCAAGAATCTCAACGTTCGCTTCGGCGACGCCAAGGCCGTTCCCGTGGTGGATGGCCTGGACCTGAAAGTGGACAAGGGCGAAGTCCTGGCCATCGTCGGCGAGTCCGGCTCCGGCAAGTCCGTGACCATGATGGCGCTGATGGGGCTAATCGAGCATCCCGGCATCGTCACCGCCGACGCCCTCAGCTTCGACGGCAAGGACATGCTCAAGCTCAGCGCCCGGCAACGCCGGCAGATCGTCGGCAAGGACCTGGCCATGGTGTTCCAGGACCCGATGACCGCGCTGAACCCGAGCTACACCGTGGGCTACCAGATCGAGGAAGTGCTGCGCCTGCACCTGAAGCTGTCCGGCAAGGCCGCGCGCAAACGCGCCATCGAACTGCTGGAGAAAGTCGAGATCCCGGGCGCCGCCAGCCGCATGGACGCCTACCCGCACCAGCTGTCCGGCGGCATGAGCCAGCGCGTGGCGATCGCCATGGCGATTGCCGGCGAGCCGAAGCTGCTGATCGCCGACGAACCGACCACCGCCCTGGACGTGACCATCCAGGCACAGATCATGGAACTGCTGCTCAACCTGCAGCGCGAGCAGAACATGGGCCTGGTGCTGATCACCCACGACCTGGCCGTGGTGGCCGAAACCGCCCAGCGCGTGTGCGTGATGTACGCCGGGCAAGCGGTGGAAGTGGGCAAGGTGCCGGAGCTGTTCGACATTCCCGCCCACCCCTACAGCGAAGCACTGCTCGCGGCCATTCCCGAGCACAGCATGGGCGCCGAGCGCCTGTCGACCCTGCCGGGCATCGTTCCCGGTCGCTACGACCGTCCGCAAGGCTGCCTGCTCTCGCCGCGCTGCCCGTACGTGCAGGAAAACTGCCGCCAGCAGCGCCCCAGCCTCGACCCGAAAGCCGCCAGCCTCGCGCGCTGCTTCTACCCGCTGAACCAGGAGGTGGCGTAA